A genomic segment from Helicobacteraceae bacterium encodes:
- a CDS encoding TonB-dependent receptor, whose product MPIVADDESTESNGAPAAVTQSSQTTTAPTRAKSDDDVTELDEIKVVSAAGYEQNIADAPASVFVIAREELEKKSFNDLTDVLKNVPGIYITGGSVYKDISIRGMTSGYTLYLIDGKPMQGNDANSPNATGGGVAVGALPPVSMIERIEVVRGPMSSLYGSEAIGGVINIITKKVPSEWSGSFKSEYTKTLSDVTQDGYSGNLNIAGPIVQDLLSLQAYGSVLGVDEQHCPEELLALGTNNACGDKAAAPAARYDNRQVGAKAIWAINKANSAWAAYDYSRQERAATAGVSNTAWGAGRSGSMSVKQTASAGHDLKLDDFALNTYIQKAATENPRGDGIFYEVLTLNTQGTYYFDTNILTVGAQYRNEMLDDIGSNVLSAEYNVTGNNTWKYKSMEIDRDQYAIFAEDEWNILDNLALTGGVRLNHDEDYGAHITPRLYAVYHPIDEVVVKGGVSGGYKTPSIRQISNDFGSVSGGGAYPPNVTIGNADLDPESSISYEASVAYDNKAIGFGASLTAYHTDFKDKIESYAVCNGGGNNAALRSDGIPFCTQGSKDYYEAYYGSSFSDPVLDLNGGPYSSGSTYHNVEGAELEGIEVTLNYNLPSIVSVAATYTHTDSEQKTGTNKGKALNAISKHMYNVNVDFDVTARFALWAQYNYRGKYLETTATSPATNKSYDFVDMGTVIRLKDGVKLLAGVYNVANKEVTSATHGKTLEGRRLTVGVNADF is encoded by the coding sequence TTGCCTATAGTAGCCGACGACGAATCGACTGAATCAAACGGCGCTCCAGCCGCCGTAACGCAATCAAGCCAAACAACAACAGCTCCCACGAGAGCAAAATCGGACGACGACGTAACGGAGCTTGACGAAATTAAAGTCGTCAGCGCGGCGGGTTACGAACAGAATATAGCCGACGCCCCCGCAAGCGTCTTTGTAATCGCGCGCGAGGAGTTGGAGAAGAAATCCTTCAACGATCTAACCGACGTTCTTAAAAACGTACCCGGCATTTATATAACGGGCGGCAGCGTATATAAAGACATATCCATTCGCGGTATGACTAGCGGCTATACGCTCTACTTAATCGACGGCAAACCAATGCAGGGCAACGACGCCAACAGCCCCAACGCTACGGGCGGCGGCGTAGCCGTAGGCGCTCTGCCTCCCGTTTCTATGATCGAGCGGATCGAGGTTGTGCGAGGTCCTATGTCCTCGCTTTACGGCTCGGAAGCCATAGGCGGCGTTATCAACATTATCACCAAGAAAGTTCCTAGCGAATGGTCTGGCAGTTTTAAGAGCGAATACACAAAAACCCTAAGCGACGTTACGCAAGACGGTTATTCGGGCAACCTCAATATAGCGGGACCCATTGTGCAAGACCTATTGTCCTTGCAGGCTTACGGATCGGTTCTAGGCGTGGACGAACAACACTGCCCGGAGGAGCTGCTTGCGCTGGGAACCAACAACGCTTGCGGAGACAAAGCCGCCGCGCCCGCGGCGCGCTATGACAACAGGCAGGTCGGCGCCAAAGCTATTTGGGCGATCAACAAAGCCAATAGCGCGTGGGCGGCTTACGACTATTCAAGGCAAGAAAGAGCGGCGACCGCCGGCGTTTCTAATACCGCGTGGGGCGCCGGGCGATCAGGCTCGATGTCGGTTAAACAGACCGCATCCGCGGGGCATGATCTGAAACTCGACGATTTCGCGCTAAACACCTATATTCAAAAAGCGGCTACTGAAAATCCTCGGGGAGACGGCATTTTTTACGAGGTGTTGACGCTTAATACGCAGGGGACGTATTACTTCGATACGAACATTCTGACCGTCGGCGCCCAGTATAGAAACGAAATGCTCGACGATATTGGCTCGAACGTGCTTAGCGCGGAATACAATGTAACGGGCAATAATACGTGGAAGTATAAGTCGATGGAGATCGATAGAGATCAATACGCTATTTTCGCCGAGGACGAGTGGAATATTTTGGATAATCTGGCTTTAACGGGCGGCGTTAGGCTAAATCACGACGAGGATTACGGCGCGCATATAACCCCGCGCCTTTACGCGGTGTATCACCCGATCGACGAGGTCGTCGTTAAAGGCGGCGTTTCCGGCGGATACAAAACCCCGTCCATACGACAGATATCTAACGATTTCGGCAGCGTGTCCGGCGGAGGGGCGTATCCTCCCAACGTAACGATAGGCAACGCCGATCTAGACCCCGAATCTAGCATAAGTTACGAAGCGTCGGTAGCTTACGACAATAAGGCGATCGGTTTTGGCGCGAGCCTAACCGCCTATCACACCGATTTCAAAGATAAAATCGAGTCGTATGCAGTCTGCAACGGCGGCGGTAACAACGCGGCGTTGCGAAGCGACGGAATACCCTTTTGCACGCAGGGTTCCAAAGATTATTACGAAGCCTACTATGGCAGTTCTTTCTCAGACCCCGTTTTAGACCTAAACGGAGGACCCTATTCAAGCGGTAGCACGTATCACAACGTAGAAGGAGCGGAACTCGAAGGGATCGAGGTTACCTTAAACTACAATCTGCCGTCGATTGTTTCGGTAGCCGCGACCTACACCCATACCGACAGCGAGCAAAAAACGGGAACCAACAAAGGCAAAGCGCTAAACGCGATCTCGAAGCACATGTATAACGTGAACGTCGATTTTGACGTTACCGCGAGGTTTGCTCTTTGGGCGCAATACAACTACAGAGGCAAGTATCTCGAGACGACGGCTACTTCGCCCGCGACCAACAAGTCTTACGATTTTGTGGATATGGGGACGGTGATTCGTCTCAAAGACGGCGTGAAGCTCTTAGCGGGCGTGTATAACGTCGCCAACAAAGAGGTTACAAGCGCCACGCACGGAAAGACGCTAGAAGGCAGAAGGCTTACCGTCGGCGTTAACGCCGACTTTTAG
- a CDS encoding pyruvate flavodoxin oxidoreductase subunit gamma, translating into MLEIRWHSRAGQGAVTGAKALCDVMAEDGKFVQAFSVYGAEKRGAPMHAFNRISDEQIIDHSKSMLPDYVLVIDPSLVYTNITYDAKPDARFIITTHMSKEDLVKEVPDLAGKNVSVVDCIKISQETIGRAIPNTPMLGAFIKVSAAFDIESFCASMGRILKKFPQKVIDGNMQAIKRAYNEVR; encoded by the coding sequence ATGCTGGAAATTAGATGGCACAGCAGGGCTGGGCAGGGAGCCGTTACGGGGGCGAAGGCTCTTTGCGACGTAATGGCTGAGGACGGCAAATTTGTGCAGGCGTTTTCGGTTTATGGCGCCGAAAAGCGCGGCGCGCCGATGCACGCGTTTAATCGTATCAGCGACGAACAGATTATCGACCATAGCAAGTCGATGCTTCCCGATTATGTGCTGGTTATCGACCCTTCGCTGGTCTATACCAACATAACCTACGACGCAAAACCCGACGCGCGCTTTATTATCACTACTCATATGTCGAAAGAGGACCTTGTGAAAGAGGTTCCCGATCTAGCGGGCAAGAACGTGAGCGTCGTCGATTGTATAAAGATTTCGCAGGAGACGATCGGACGGGCGATTCCAAATACGCCTATGCTGGGCGCGTTTATAAAGGTTTCCGCGGCGTTTGATATAGAGAGTTTTTGCGCCTCTATGGGCAGAATACTCAAGAAGTTTCCGCAGAAGGTTATCGACGGCAATATGCAGGCGATCAAACGCGCCTATAACGAAGTTAGATAA
- a CDS encoding 4Fe-4S binding protein: protein MVDEHNLLGWSEFEAGATLFSFEGDRANNVFHENNSIKHSVADWRVLKPIYNPAGCIHCQFCWIGCPDTSIVAQDKRFGYIDYDHCKGCGLCSSVCPTNPKSLVMFPNQMQQEEAIKAWPAKEEKKKEQ from the coding sequence ATGGTTGACGAACATAATTTATTAGGTTGGAGCGAGTTTGAGGCGGGCGCGACGCTCTTTTCTTTTGAAGGCGATCGCGCTAATAACGTCTTCCACGAAAACAACTCAATCAAGCACAGCGTGGCGGATTGGCGGGTTTTGAAGCCCATATACAACCCCGCGGGCTGTATTCATTGTCAGTTTTGCTGGATCGGTTGTCCCGATACGTCGATTGTCGCTCAAGATAAGAGGTTCGGATATATCGACTACGATCACTGCAAAGGGTGCGGTCTTTGCTCTAGCGTCTGTCCCACCAATCCGAAATCTTTAGTAATGTTTCCAAATCAGATGCAGCAAGAAGAGGCGATCAAGGCGTGGCCCGCTAAAGAAGAAAAGAAAAAGGAGCAATGA
- a CDS encoding 2-oxoacid:ferredoxin oxidoreductase subunit alpha has protein sequence MATQEKVVWDGNTAAAQAMRQAKIDVVAAYPITPSTPIVQRYSQFVADGEVKGEFVMVESEHSAMSACVGAAAAGGRVATATSSQGYALMIEVLYQASGMRLPIVMNVVNRALAAPLNIHGDHSDMYLGRDAGWINLCAFSPQEAYDLNFVAFKTAEDLRVRLPVAVNQDGFITSHTTELVFCMDDESAYGFIGDYKPHNPMLDTERPVTYGAQTEGEWHYEHKMRHNHAIVESQKVIEENFADFAKLSGRQYKVVESYKADDADEIIIAIGSVFGTTQIAVDNLRKAGRKVGVVGVRLWRPFPKKELAAALKSAKTIAVLDRSAPLGTTGALYGETAAVIVENGLKATLINYIYGLGGRDATTEHLEAIFNDAQECSKAGKRVKPIMQTVNLRGKPLSFYQ, from the coding sequence ATGGCGACTCAAGAAAAAGTCGTTTGGGACGGCAACACGGCGGCTGCGCAGGCGATGCGTCAGGCGAAAATCGACGTGGTAGCGGCGTATCCGATCACCCCCTCCACGCCGATCGTGCAAAGATATTCGCAATTTGTCGCCGACGGCGAGGTTAAAGGCGAGTTTGTGATGGTCGAGAGCGAGCATTCGGCGATGAGCGCGTGCGTGGGCGCGGCGGCGGCTGGCGGGCGCGTGGCGACGGCGACGAGTTCGCAAGGCTACGCGCTGATGATCGAGGTTTTGTATCAGGCAAGCGGCATGCGGTTGCCGATTGTGATGAACGTTGTAAATCGCGCCTTAGCCGCGCCGCTGAATATTCACGGCGATCACTCCGATATGTATTTAGGGCGCGACGCGGGCTGGATCAATCTCTGCGCGTTTAGCCCGCAGGAGGCTTACGATCTTAACTTCGTCGCCTTCAAAACGGCGGAGGATTTGCGCGTGCGCCTGCCCGTCGCGGTCAATCAGGACGGTTTTATCACGAGCCATACGACGGAGTTGGTTTTTTGTATGGACGATGAAAGCGCCTACGGCTTCATCGGCGATTACAAACCGCATAACCCTATGCTTGATACCGAGCGTCCGGTTACCTACGGCGCGCAAACGGAAGGCGAATGGCATTACGAACACAAGATGCGCCACAATCACGCAATCGTCGAGAGCCAAAAGGTTATCGAGGAGAATTTCGCCGATTTCGCCAAACTTTCGGGTCGTCAATATAAGGTCGTCGAGAGCTACAAAGCCGACGACGCGGACGAGATTATTATAGCGATCGGCAGCGTTTTTGGCACGACGCAGATCGCCGTGGATAATTTGCGAAAAGCGGGGCGAAAAGTAGGCGTGGTTGGCGTTAGGCTGTGGCGACCGTTTCCCAAAAAGGAGCTTGCGGCGGCGCTTAAAAGCGCGAAAACGATCGCCGTTTTGGATCGCTCCGCGCCGCTTGGCACGACGGGCGCGCTTTACGGCGAAACGGCGGCGGTAATTGTGGAAAACGGCTTAAAAGCGACGCTGATCAACTATATCTACGGGCTTGGCGGGCGCGACGCGACGACGGAGCATTTAGAGGCGATTTTCAACGACGCGCAAGAGTGTTCTAAGGCGGGCAAACGGGTAAAACCGATTATGCAAACGGTCAATCTCAGAGGCAAACCTCTGAGTTTCTATCAGTGA
- a CDS encoding pyruvate ferredoxin oxidoreductase (catalyzes the formation of acetyl-CoA from pyruvate and coenzyme A): MGEAKQIKNLKDFSTSIERFQGGHRLCPGCSHGVIVREFINATDEELCVSNATGCLEVCSTIYPFTSWNVSWVHVGFENAAAAISGVEAMHKSLKNQGKSYNDKEIKFLAFGGDGGTYDIGFQSLSGAAERGHRFIYVCVDNEGYMNTGGQRSSSTPIGSSTTTSPAGKVSYGEKKHKKDLVAIMAAHRCEFVAQIAPGHKFWKDLVAKAQKAYAANGPVFINAMSPCPTEWKFDPALSMQVSEIMVDSCVCPLYQIEHNDEDFGYKLTITYEPKNKLPVKEYIALQGRFKHLFKPENAHILERWQKNIDAAWDYLRRRQDAGV, translated from the coding sequence ATGGGCGAAGCAAAACAGATCAAAAACCTAAAAGATTTTTCAACCTCGATCGAGCGCTTTCAGGGCGGTCATCGTCTTTGTCCGGGCTGTTCGCACGGCGTGATCGTGCGCGAGTTTATCAACGCCACCGACGAAGAGCTATGCGTTTCTAACGCTACGGGCTGTCTGGAGGTCTGCTCGACGATCTACCCTTTCACAAGCTGGAACGTAAGCTGGGTGCATGTGGGGTTTGAAAACGCGGCGGCGGCGATTAGCGGCGTGGAGGCTATGCATAAATCGCTCAAAAATCAGGGTAAAAGCTATAACGACAAAGAGATTAAATTTTTAGCTTTCGGCGGCGATGGCGGCACTTACGACATCGGCTTTCAGTCGTTAAGCGGCGCGGCGGAGCGCGGACATCGATTTATCTACGTGTGCGTCGATAACGAAGGCTATATGAACACGGGCGGTCAGCGTAGCTCCTCCACCCCTATCGGCTCTTCCACCACCACTTCGCCTGCGGGCAAGGTAAGTTACGGCGAAAAGAAGCACAAAAAGGACCTCGTGGCGATTATGGCTGCGCATAGATGCGAGTTTGTCGCGCAGATCGCGCCGGGGCATAAGTTTTGGAAAGACCTCGTAGCCAAAGCGCAAAAGGCGTATGCGGCGAACGGACCCGTTTTTATCAACGCGATGAGTCCCTGCCCCACCGAGTGGAAGTTTGATCCCGCGCTATCGATGCAAGTTAGCGAGATTATGGTCGATTCGTGCGTCTGCCCGCTTTATCAGATCGAGCATAACGACGAGGATTTTGGCTATAAACTCACGATCACCTACGAGCCGAAAAACAAACTGCCCGTAAAGGAGTATATCGCGTTGCAAGGGCGCTTCAAGCACCTTTTCAAACCTGAAAACGCGCATATTTTGGAGCGGTGGCAAAAAAATATAGACGCCGCGTGGGACTATCTGCGCCGCCGCCAAGACGCCGGCGTCTAA
- a CDS encoding PDC sensor domain-containing protein has product MIIRDIRQFAEIRYQARAYLTYLFTRNLHNRMPEPLLDSVLVQLDKIANEVNSFDAIYVLDPKGEQVIDNIANDLKLRVGKGIDRSSKAYYYRAVREKRCVLTDPYPSGLTNDLCVTASFPLYDESGVLRYIICIDVSLSNIIKICQSTKLDLFFASFSKIIYTLFSFALLMVACVVFTHGIESFFEHGISISNINTEDMFRATILLTLALAIFDLVKTIFEEEVLGHSKKVKNGSVHKTMVRFLGSIVIALAIEALMLVFKFVAKDQAEHIVYAVYLIGAVTMLLIGLSLYIYLTGGKKSKICRSN; this is encoded by the coding sequence ATGATCATTAGAGACATCAGGCAGTTTGCCGAAATTAGATATCAGGCAAGAGCTTATCTAACCTATCTTTTTACGCGCAACCTGCATAATCGAATGCCGGAACCGTTGCTTGATAGCGTGCTTGTCCAACTCGATAAAATAGCTAACGAAGTAAATAGTTTTGACGCGATATACGTGCTTGATCCAAAAGGCGAGCAGGTGATCGATAATATCGCCAACGATCTGAAATTACGCGTAGGCAAAGGAATTGACCGAAGCTCCAAAGCCTACTATTACCGCGCCGTAAGAGAAAAACGTTGCGTATTAACCGATCCGTATCCATCCGGCTTAACCAATGATCTATGCGTAACGGCAAGTTTCCCGTTATACGACGAAAGCGGCGTTTTAAGGTATATTATATGTATTGACGTTTCTTTAAGCAACATAATAAAAATTTGCCAATCGACAAAACTCGATCTATTTTTTGCCAGTTTTTCTAAAATAATATATACTCTGTTTTCTTTTGCTCTGTTGATGGTGGCTTGCGTCGTTTTCACACACGGAATAGAAAGTTTTTTTGAGCATGGAATTAGTATCTCCAACATAAACACCGAAGATATGTTTAGGGCGACGATCTTGCTGACTTTGGCTCTGGCAATCTTCGATCTGGTAAAAACTATATTTGAAGAAGAGGTTTTAGGTCATAGCAAAAAGGTCAAAAACGGCAGCGTGCATAAAACTATGGTTAGATTTTTGGGATCGATCGTTATAGCGCTAGCTATCGAGGCTCTAATGCTTGTGTTTAAGTTTGTGGCGAAAGATCAAGCCGAGCATATCGTATATGCGGTATATCTTATAGGCGCGGTTACTATGCTATTGATTGGACTGTCGCTTTATATATATCTTACCGGCGGGAAAAAATCAAAAATCTGCCGATCTAATTAG
- a CDS encoding AzlC family ABC transporter permease, producing MRTEKIASIFRYAAPVACGYVPLGAAFGFFAVKMKLAWYFTLLTSVIVYSGSAQFLVALLIAQSSGLFNIFLAILLLSFRHFFYSIAMLNEYKSMRGIKKLYSIFALTDETFALLKSLSLSQNDKTDIYFGVSLLNHIYWIVGTIIGIAIGSIATFELNGIEFVLTALFIALGVDLFIKTKPIKPLVVSIAIAAIAIEFAPRDNAALCALFVSLFSLIAFRKWYER from the coding sequence ATGAGAACAGAGAAAATCGCGTCGATCTTTAGATACGCCGCGCCCGTCGCTTGCGGGTATGTTCCGCTTGGCGCGGCGTTTGGCTTTTTCGCCGTTAAGATGAAACTAGCGTGGTATTTTACCCTGCTAACCAGCGTGATCGTATATTCGGGTAGCGCGCAATTTTTAGTAGCTTTGCTTATCGCGCAATCTAGCGGGTTATTCAATATATTCTTAGCGATCTTGTTGCTCAGTTTTCGTCATTTTTTCTATTCGATTGCCATGCTAAACGAATATAAATCTATGCGCGGGATAAAGAAACTATATTCGATCTTCGCGCTTACCGACGAGACTTTTGCTCTGCTAAAATCGCTTAGTTTAAGCCAAAACGATAAAACGGATATTTATTTCGGCGTTAGTTTATTAAATCATATATATTGGATCGTCGGGACGATTATTGGAATTGCGATCGGTTCAATTGCGACGTTTGAATTAAATGGAATAGAGTTTGTTTTAACCGCGCTTTTTATCGCGCTTGGAGTCGATCTGTTTATAAAAACCAAACCGATTAAACCTCTTGTCGTATCTATAGCGATCGCCGCGATAGCGATCGAATTTGCGCCAAGGGATAACGCGGCGCTCTGCGCCCTGTTTGTTTCGCTTTTTTCGCTGATCGCTTTTCGTAAATGGTATGAACGATGA
- a CDS encoding AzlD domain-containing protein produces MSDGYILLALLLSSIAVVLTRSLGFIFFINVKSNNCLLKTLERNMPIMIIVVLVFITLRDADFGVAQVVGAFSALAAHLIFKNALITIAFSTTICLLLVAIF; encoded by the coding sequence ATGAGCGATGGTTATATTCTCTTAGCTCTGTTACTATCGTCAATCGCCGTAGTTTTGACTAGATCGCTTGGATTTATATTTTTTATAAACGTTAAATCTAATAATTGCCTATTAAAAACGCTTGAGCGTAATATGCCTATTATGATTATCGTCGTTTTGGTTTTTATTACCTTGCGAGACGCCGACTTTGGCGTCGCGCAAGTCGTAGGCGCTTTTTCCGCGCTGGCGGCGCATTTGATCTTTAAAAACGCGCTTATTACGATAGCGTTTTCAACGACTATCTGCCTGTTGCTTGTCGCGATTTTTTAA
- a CDS encoding nitrogen fixation protein NifQ encodes MRDRALIVSELLSRPADGYALTDPNRSILASLIAGRLRGEGALNATLGLCENELDALWISYFSGERPELPNQVTQELLERQDLIELLLSHRARRFESEVWLASIVAQACAGKRHLWRDLGLASRAELSGLLLNAFPSFASQNTGDMRWKKFLYRFYCAKSGIYVCPSPSCAECSDYSRCFAPED; translated from the coding sequence GTGCGAGATCGCGCTTTAATCGTGTCGGAACTCTTATCTCGACCCGCCGACGGCTACGCGCTAACCGATCCGAATCGATCGATTTTAGCGAGTTTGATCGCCGGACGTTTGCGCGGCGAAGGCGCGCTAAACGCGACGCTAGGGTTATGCGAAAACGAGCTTGACGCGCTATGGATAAGTTATTTTTCCGGAGAACGACCGGAGCTTCCCAATCAAGTTACGCAAGAGTTGTTAGAGCGCCAAGATTTAATAGAGCTGTTGCTGTCGCATCGCGCCCGTAGATTTGAATCGGAAGTTTGGCTCGCGTCGATAGTAGCGCAGGCTTGCGCCGGCAAAAGGCACTTGTGGCGCGATCTAGGTTTAGCGAGCCGCGCCGAGCTTAGCGGTTTACTTCTCAACGCCTTTCCCTCTTTTGCTAGTCAAAATACGGGCGATATGCGGTGGAAAAAATTTTTGTATCGGTTTTACTGCGCCAAGTCGGGCATATATGTCTGCCCGTCGCCATCGTGCGCCGAATGCTCCGACTACTCGCGCTGTTTCGCGCCTGAAGATTAA
- a CDS encoding cysteine desulfurase → MNIPSNPSDPSAFGLPNEAELAALASRFFPEYGEGEQIPSASGYSIYDEKAARSTSPFVKTGGYSPIVEAYDGEVRRCGGESARYQGAAGLVGARSLESIRADFPVLNNAIDGKQIVWFDNAATTQKPQAVIDRLVQYYSRENSNVHRAAHALAARSTDAYEKSREIVAKFIGAPSKDNIVFVRGTTEGINLVAQAIVKPTLKAGDEIILTLLEHHANIVPWQLVAQETGSILRVAPIDEDGQIILAEYEKLFNRNTKFVSVAHVSNALGVITPVEALVAIAHKYGVRVLIDAAQSVSHIPLNVSALDADLLVFSGHKIYGPFGIGALYAKKEALDAAKPYHGGGNMIADVTFERTLYQKAPAKFEAGTGSIADAVGLGAALEYVSDIGLQNIFAYEHSLLEYAIGELNRVPSLRLIGTAKEKTSVLSFVIDGSSNEEIGRYLDAKGISVRAGHHCAQPVLRRFGLEGTVRPSIAFYNTFEEVDLLIKALFEWTRR, encoded by the coding sequence ATGAATATACCCAGCAACCCGTCTGATCCGAGCGCGTTTGGTCTGCCAAACGAAGCAGAGCTAGCCGCTTTGGCTTCGCGCTTTTTTCCCGAATACGGCGAGGGCGAGCAAATACCGTCCGCTAGCGGCTATTCGATATACGACGAAAAAGCGGCGCGATCGACCTCGCCGTTTGTCAAGACGGGCGGCTATTCGCCGATCGTGGAGGCTTACGACGGCGAGGTTAGACGTTGCGGCGGCGAATCGGCGCGTTATCAGGGCGCGGCGGGATTGGTGGGCGCCAGAAGCCTAGAGTCGATTCGAGCCGATTTTCCCGTGCTAAACAACGCGATAGACGGAAAGCAGATCGTATGGTTCGACAACGCCGCCACCACCCAAAAACCGCAAGCCGTGATCGATAGGCTCGTCCAATATTACTCGCGCGAGAACAGCAACGTTCATCGCGCCGCGCACGCGTTAGCGGCGCGATCGACCGACGCTTACGAAAAGTCGCGCGAGATCGTCGCCAAGTTTATCGGAGCGCCCAGCAAGGATAATATCGTTTTTGTTCGCGGGACGACCGAAGGGATCAATCTTGTCGCGCAGGCGATCGTAAAACCGACGCTAAAAGCGGGAGACGAGATAATCTTAACGCTGCTCGAACACCACGCCAATATCGTGCCGTGGCAACTCGTCGCGCAAGAGACGGGCTCGATTTTGCGCGTCGCGCCGATCGACGAGGACGGGCAGATTATCCTTGCCGAATATGAAAAGCTGTTCAACAGAAACACCAAATTCGTCAGCGTCGCGCACGTCTCAAACGCGCTTGGCGTGATTACGCCCGTAGAGGCGCTAGTCGCGATCGCGCATAAATACGGCGTTCGCGTTTTGATCGACGCGGCGCAGTCGGTTTCGCACATACCGCTGAACGTATCCGCGCTGGACGCAGACCTGCTGGTTTTCAGCGGGCATAAGATATACGGACCCTTTGGAATCGGCGCGCTATACGCGAAAAAAGAGGCGTTGGACGCGGCGAAACCCTATCACGGCGGAGGCAATATGATCGCCGACGTAACCTTCGAGCGCACGCTCTATCAAAAAGCGCCCGCGAAATTCGAGGCTGGCACGGGAAGTATAGCGGACGCGGTCGGGCTGGGCGCGGCGCTGGAGTATGTGAGCGACATAGGTTTGCAGAACATATTCGCCTACGAGCATTCGCTTTTGGAATACGCGATAGGCGAGCTAAATCGCGTCCCCTCTTTGCGCCTGATCGGGACGGCGAAGGAGAAAACCAGCGTTTTATCGTTCGTTATCGACGGCTCGTCCAACGAGGAGATCGGCAGATATTTAGACGCCAAAGGGATTTCCGTAAGAGCGGGACACCACTGCGCGCAACCGGTTTTGCGCCGCTTTGGGCTGGAAGGGACGGTGCGCCCCTCGATCGCCTTTTACAACACCTTTGAAGAGGTTGATCTGCTAATAAAGGCGTTATTTGAATGGACGAGGCGATGA